The following are encoded together in the Leuconostoc mesenteroides subsp. mesenteroides ATCC 8293 genome:
- the dnaX gene encoding DNA polymerase III subunit gamma/tau: protein MKLAYQALYRVYRPRSFDDMVGQKIITQTLKNAIATQQTGHAYLFSGPRGTGKTSAAKIFAREVNGIAPETDDSQIPDIIEIDAASNNGVDEIRNIRDGANYAPIESEYKIYIIDEVHMLSSGAFNALLKTLEEPPANVKFILATTEPQKIPATILSRTQRFEFKRIDNDTIQARMAEILQKEGISFDDDALHIIANVAEGGMRDALSILDQVLAFGADHVTLENALQVTGSTTASQLVTYLQQVSNYDTESALQTLHDILLEGKDAVRFVADLLGVLRDVMLAEVAPNLIKTTAPLADLKALTIKLGTSRIQQMMVTLDDIQKQLLQTMQSDVYLELLTVKLSMPEPEQTVPAKQSSNVIKEKPQNIDDIVKASKNTEVHEEQVVEPAIEKTPVEVPAVENAEYEDLLVRTGQNAVFAVLIAAKRDALARVKNAWSDLLRQFNVTQQAMLTIAEPVAASEQAVVLAFDYPVLLEQALHDATLQNHLVQQLQSQNLPSELVFISQDEWTSDRASYVNKLKTGETPQIQLEDVPRVKAANLSAIPTKTPQESSNKELKIVSEAKELFGEDLVNIVD, encoded by the coding sequence ATGAAATTGGCATATCAAGCATTGTATCGCGTCTATCGACCACGTTCTTTTGATGACATGGTTGGTCAAAAAATCATTACACAGACGCTAAAAAATGCAATAGCGACGCAACAAACAGGACATGCGTATCTATTTAGTGGTCCTCGTGGAACTGGTAAGACATCAGCTGCTAAAATTTTTGCACGTGAAGTTAATGGTATAGCGCCGGAAACTGATGATTCACAAATTCCTGATATTATTGAAATAGACGCTGCCTCAAATAACGGTGTTGACGAAATTCGAAACATTCGAGACGGGGCAAATTATGCGCCAATAGAATCTGAATATAAAATTTATATTATTGACGAGGTTCACATGTTATCCTCGGGCGCTTTTAATGCACTATTGAAAACATTAGAAGAACCGCCAGCTAACGTTAAGTTTATTTTAGCAACGACGGAGCCACAAAAAATACCAGCAACTATTTTATCTCGGACGCAGAGATTTGAATTTAAACGCATTGATAATGACACTATTCAAGCTAGGATGGCTGAAATTCTGCAAAAAGAGGGCATCTCGTTTGACGATGATGCGCTCCATATTATTGCAAATGTTGCAGAAGGTGGGATGCGTGACGCTTTGTCAATTTTGGACCAAGTGTTAGCTTTTGGCGCTGATCATGTAACGCTTGAAAATGCTTTGCAAGTTACCGGATCCACAACAGCATCACAGTTAGTGACCTATTTGCAGCAAGTAAGTAATTACGATACAGAATCTGCCCTTCAGACACTACACGATATATTGTTAGAAGGAAAAGATGCAGTACGTTTTGTAGCAGATTTGTTAGGTGTGTTGCGTGATGTGATGTTAGCGGAAGTTGCCCCAAATTTAATTAAAACGACGGCACCATTGGCTGATTTGAAGGCCTTAACAATCAAGTTGGGTACTTCCCGTATTCAGCAAATGATGGTCACTTTGGATGATATTCAAAAACAGTTGTTACAGACTATGCAGAGTGATGTATATTTGGAGCTACTCACTGTTAAACTGTCTATGCCAGAACCCGAACAAACTGTACCCGCAAAACAATCCTCCAATGTGATTAAAGAAAAACCTCAAAATATTGATGATATTGTTAAAGCGTCAAAAAATACAGAAGTTCATGAGGAACAAGTTGTTGAACCAGCAATAGAAAAAACACCCGTAGAAGTGCCTGCTGTAGAGAATGCTGAATACGAGGATTTGTTAGTGCGTACTGGACAAAATGCAGTATTTGCAGTCTTAATTGCTGCGAAACGTGATGCCTTAGCACGAGTTAAAAACGCTTGGTCCGACTTATTGCGACAATTTAATGTTACGCAACAGGCAATGCTGACCATAGCCGAACCCGTTGCAGCAAGTGAACAGGCTGTAGTCTTGGCTTTTGATTATCCTGTGTTATTAGAACAGGCGCTACACGATGCTACATTACAAAACCACTTGGTGCAGCAACTACAATCACAGAATTTACCAAGCGAACTAGTGTTTATTTCACAAGACGAATGGACCTCTGATCGTGCATCGTATGTGAATAAATTAAAAACTGGCGAAACACCTCAAATTCAATTAGAAGATGTGCCTCGAGTGAAAGCTGCCAATTTATCAGCGATTCCTACAAAAACTCCGCAAGAATCAAGCAATAAGGAGTTAAAAATTGTTAGTGAGGCTAAAGAATTATTCGGCGAGGATCTCGTGAATATCGTTGACTGA
- the recR gene encoding recombination mediator RecR has translation MQYPEPIAKLIDSYTKLPGIGPKTATRLAFYTLGMNEEDVQDFSKALISAKTDLTFCSICGNITATDTDPCVICRDQSRDQSTVFVVENSRDVMAMENTRDYHGLYHVLNGVISPSAGTGPEDINLPSLIRRLSEHEEIKEVIVGTNANAEGEATAMYLARLLKPAGIAVTRLAHGLAVGSDIDYADELTLIKAVQGRTKL, from the coding sequence ATGCAATACCCTGAACCTATCGCTAAATTAATAGATAGTTACACGAAGTTACCTGGCATTGGTCCCAAAACGGCCACAAGGTTAGCTTTTTATACATTAGGTATGAATGAAGAAGATGTGCAGGATTTTTCTAAGGCATTGATTTCCGCAAAAACTGATTTAACTTTCTGCTCTATTTGTGGTAATATTACTGCAACTGATACCGATCCATGCGTTATTTGTCGCGATCAATCACGTGATCAGTCAACTGTTTTTGTTGTCGAAAATTCACGTGATGTAATGGCGATGGAGAATACGCGAGATTATCACGGCCTATATCATGTTTTAAATGGTGTTATTTCTCCTAGTGCAGGAACAGGACCAGAGGATATTAATTTACCAAGTTTGATTCGACGTTTGTCTGAGCATGAAGAAATTAAAGAAGTAATTGTCGGCACTAACGCGAATGCTGAAGGAGAAGCTACTGCTATGTATTTAGCACGTTTACTGAAACCGGCTGGTATCGCAGTTACCCGTTTAGCACATGGTTTAGCTGTTGGATCTGATATTGATTATGCTGATGAACTAACACTCATTAAAGCAGTACAAGGACGGACAAAATTATGA
- a CDS encoding YaaL family protein — protein sequence MIFGKKKTGLRKEYDRALVFQIDKAKIDWDTARNSEAALLDGQVNLRLIQAQTALARAKFNYLYREARRRKTVGHMQTHVLKTDRI from the coding sequence ATGATATTTGGCAAGAAAAAAACTGGATTGCGCAAAGAGTATGATAGAGCACTTGTATTTCAAATTGATAAAGCAAAAATTGACTGGGATACGGCAAGAAACTCTGAAGCAGCATTACTTGATGGACAAGTAAATTTACGGCTCATACAAGCGCAAACGGCACTGGCACGTGCTAAATTTAATTATTTATATCGTGAAGCACGTCGTCGTAAAACAGTTGGGCACATGCAAACCCATGTTTTAAAAACAGATCGTATTTAA
- the tmk gene encoding dTMP kinase, giving the protein MPKPIFISFEGPEGAGKTSVLEALISELKTKLGDDLVTTREPGGNPISEAIRSILQPEEDNGMDKRTEALLYTAARRQHLVENIKPALDQNKIVISDRYVDSSLAYQGGGRGLGIDNIWEINQFAIDGLLPDMTIYLDVPVEIGLARVNENRQGKIDRLDKESISFHQKVRETYLKLQSEFSDRIKIVDATQPLNKVIDDTRILINQILEDKS; this is encoded by the coding sequence ATGCCAAAACCAATATTTATATCATTCGAAGGACCTGAGGGCGCTGGAAAAACAAGTGTTCTTGAGGCATTGATTTCAGAACTAAAAACTAAACTTGGCGATGATTTGGTAACTACACGTGAGCCAGGTGGAAATCCAATTTCTGAAGCAATTAGATCGATTTTACAGCCAGAAGAAGATAATGGCATGGATAAAAGAACTGAGGCGCTCTTATATACAGCTGCTCGACGTCAACATCTCGTGGAAAATATTAAACCAGCATTAGATCAAAACAAAATTGTGATATCTGACCGCTATGTTGACAGCTCACTTGCTTATCAAGGGGGCGGTCGTGGACTTGGGATTGACAATATTTGGGAAATTAATCAATTCGCAATTGATGGTCTATTGCCCGACATGACAATTTATCTTGATGTGCCTGTTGAAATTGGTTTGGCACGCGTAAATGAGAATCGTCAGGGTAAAATTGATCGACTAGATAAAGAGAGTATTTCCTTTCATCAGAAGGTTCGAGAGACATATTTAAAACTTCAAAGTGAATTTTCTGATAGAATTAAGATAGTAGATGCTACGCAACCACTTAACAAAGTCATTGATGACACGCGGATACTCATCAACCAAATTCTGGAGGACAAATCATGA
- a CDS encoding cyclic-di-AMP receptor, whose product MKLVTAIVQDKDTTKLSNAFVKANIRATRLATSGGFLRSGNTTFMIAIEDERVPDVMEIIKKVSQKRKQFMVPPISLDASGDHAGAYPIEIEVGGATVFTQSIDSFEQF is encoded by the coding sequence ATGAAATTAGTTACAGCAATTGTGCAAGATAAAGATACAACAAAACTCAGTAATGCTTTTGTGAAGGCAAATATTCGTGCGACACGTTTAGCCACATCAGGTGGTTTCTTAAGATCAGGAAACACAACGTTTATGATTGCCATTGAAGATGAACGAGTACCAGATGTTATGGAAATTATTAAAAAGGTTTCACAGAAACGTAAGCAATTTATGGTGCCACCTATCAGCCTGGATGCTAGTGGTGACCACGCGGGTGCTTATCCAATTGAAATTGAAGTTGGTGGTGCGACGGTATTTACTCAGAGTATTGATTCATTTGAACAGTTCTGA
- a CDS encoding DNA polymerase III subunit delta, with the protein MLPDFATIAQKNYPAQLAHFNDLLQQDKLSHLYLFVGPSQSAKLAFSRYIAWQVVHADERNALRITENEHPDVHITAPIPPATSLKVAQIRDLTPEFVTTATESPRKIFILDAVETLTASAANSLLKFIEEPAGPQLIMMLTENMSDVLPTIRSRAQVVQLASAIASDDDGLMDGDWQKQTQLVLFKWFELMMQRRIEAFAFVQTKIISQLNDTKQQQLFLNWLHELARDTIVYGQIPDDRLAFPNLIGLYKTLRQRYDMYRLVKASDEVFADDKLRKVNLSLQARLEKMTLDVIIALGE; encoded by the coding sequence ATGTTACCAGATTTTGCAACAATTGCACAAAAAAATTATCCAGCGCAACTCGCTCATTTTAATGATTTACTGCAACAAGATAAGTTGAGTCATTTATATTTGTTTGTTGGTCCAAGCCAGTCCGCAAAACTGGCTTTTTCGCGTTATATAGCTTGGCAAGTTGTTCATGCTGATGAACGCAATGCCTTACGAATTACTGAGAATGAACATCCAGACGTACATATCACAGCGCCTATTCCGCCAGCTACTTCACTAAAAGTGGCTCAAATTCGTGATTTAACACCTGAATTTGTAACAACAGCCACTGAAAGTCCACGGAAAATATTTATTTTAGATGCGGTTGAAACACTCACAGCAAGCGCAGCAAATTCCTTGTTAAAATTCATTGAGGAGCCTGCTGGACCACAATTAATTATGATGCTTACGGAAAACATGTCCGATGTTTTACCGACGATTAGATCGCGCGCGCAAGTAGTTCAGTTAGCATCAGCTATTGCCAGTGATGATGATGGTTTAATGGACGGTGATTGGCAAAAGCAGACCCAATTAGTATTGTTTAAGTGGTTTGAGCTTATGATGCAGAGACGAATTGAAGCATTTGCATTTGTGCAGACAAAGATTATTAGTCAATTAAACGACACGAAGCAACAGCAGTTATTTTTAAATTGGTTACATGAGTTGGCCAGAGATACAATTGTTTATGGCCAGATTCCCGATGATCGATTAGCTTTTCCCAATCTAATTGGGCTATATAAAACATTACGACAGCGCTATGATATGTATCGATTGGTTAAAGCAAGTGATGAAGTATTTGCTGACGATAAATTGCGCAAAGTGAACCTATCGTTACAAGCACGGTTAGAAAAAATGACACTAGACGTCATAATCGCTCTGGGGGAATAA
- the rsmI gene encoding 16S rRNA (cytidine(1402)-2'-O)-methyltransferase, whose product MQQQKSFENQETGTLFLVPTPIGNLQDMSPRAIDTLRDVDIIAAEDTRHTQQLLNHFAITTKQTSFHEHNWQAKIPGLIADLRNGKNVAQVSDAGMPSISDPGKELVAAAVAENLAVVPIPGATAGVTALIASGLVPQPFYFYGFLQRKNSEQLAELQQLSTMRDTVIFYESPHRLKQTLVNIQKVMGDERRIVLARELTKRYEEFIRGTIDELVSWSQSNEIRGEFVVMIDGFHGEISEPDNSIALTVQEAVSALIKKGLKPNAAIKQIAKERGLDRQAVYADYHEIE is encoded by the coding sequence ATGCAGCAACAAAAAAGTTTTGAAAATCAAGAGACAGGAACACTTTTTTTAGTTCCAACACCTATTGGTAATTTGCAAGATATGTCGCCAAGAGCTATTGATACATTGCGCGATGTAGATATAATTGCTGCTGAAGATACACGCCACACACAACAGTTACTAAATCATTTTGCAATCACGACAAAACAAACTAGTTTCCATGAACACAACTGGCAGGCGAAAATCCCTGGCCTTATTGCAGATTTACGAAATGGGAAAAATGTAGCACAAGTTAGTGATGCGGGGATGCCTTCTATTTCTGACCCAGGTAAAGAATTAGTTGCGGCAGCTGTGGCTGAAAACTTAGCCGTCGTACCGATTCCTGGTGCAACGGCTGGTGTGACAGCATTGATTGCCAGTGGTTTAGTGCCGCAACCGTTTTATTTTTATGGGTTCTTACAACGTAAAAATAGTGAACAATTGGCAGAATTACAGCAGTTATCCACAATGCGGGATACAGTCATTTTTTATGAATCACCACATCGATTAAAGCAAACTCTAGTAAATATCCAAAAAGTAATGGGTGATGAGCGTCGTATTGTTTTAGCACGAGAGCTAACAAAACGCTATGAAGAATTTATTCGTGGAACTATTGATGAACTAGTTTCGTGGTCGCAATCAAATGAAATTCGTGGTGAGTTTGTAGTAATGATTGATGGCTTTCATGGAGAAATTTCTGAACCAGATAACAGTATTGCACTGACTGTCCAAGAAGCAGTATCAGCACTGATTAAAAAGGGCTTAAAGCCTAACGCAGCAATAAAACAAATAGCAAAGGAACGAGGCCTTGATAGACAAGCAGTATATGCGGACTATCACGAGATAGAGTAG
- a CDS encoding acyl-[acyl-carrier-protein] thioesterase, protein MKKYEIKRRVEYYEADTTQKLSLPMILNYAVLASKCQSDELGVGQDFHLGRGLGWIILQYEVIIKRRPKIGEIIRIQTFATQYNPFFVRRPFVFLDENDNEIIRVDSIWTMIDMTNRRMARLPQDIIDQYDAKRVKQISRIPNPEKFSDDDQYTERDYHVRYLDIDGNKHVNNSKYFEWMQDVIAPEYLLTHEITYINLKFENEIRLGHTILSQVVQNDNKSKHRIMMENVISAEAEFKWRKI, encoded by the coding sequence ATGAAAAAGTATGAAATAAAAAGACGTGTTGAATATTATGAAGCTGATACAACACAAAAATTATCTTTACCAATGATTTTAAATTATGCTGTCTTAGCGTCTAAATGTCAGAGTGATGAACTTGGCGTGGGGCAGGACTTCCATTTAGGTCGTGGCCTTGGCTGGATCATCTTACAATATGAAGTAATAATTAAGCGACGTCCTAAAATTGGTGAAATAATTCGTATTCAGACCTTTGCTACACAATACAATCCTTTTTTTGTTCGTCGACCATTCGTCTTTTTAGATGAAAATGATAATGAAATTATTCGTGTTGATTCTATTTGGACTATGATAGATATGACAAATCGTCGCATGGCACGTTTACCACAAGATATAATTGATCAGTATGATGCCAAAAGAGTTAAGCAAATTTCACGAATCCCTAATCCTGAGAAGTTTTCAGATGATGATCAATATACTGAAAGGGACTATCATGTGCGATACTTAGATATTGATGGTAATAAGCATGTGAACAACTCGAAGTATTTTGAATGGATGCAGGACGTTATCGCACCAGAGTATTTGTTAACCCATGAAATCACGTACATTAATCTAAAATTCGAAAATGAAATTCGGCTTGGACACACGATTTTATCGCAAGTAGTTCAAAATGATAATAAATCCAAACATCGCATTATGATGGAAAATGTAATAAGTGCAGAAGCAGAGTTCAAGTGGCGGAAAATTTGA
- the galE gene encoding UDP-glucose 4-epimerase GalE, whose amino-acid sequence MAILVLGGAGYIGSHMVKRLIEADRDVVVVDALFTGHREAVNPKAKFYQVDIRDKTALSEVFDKENIEQVVHFAAFSIVPESVANPLKYFDNNTSGMITLLEVMKEHDVKQIVFSSTAATYGNPVNIPIKETDPQRPINPYGESKLMMEKIMAWSDQADGVKWVALRYFNVAGAAEDGTIGEDHAPETHLVPIILQAGLGQREYIEMFGDDYNTPDGFNVRDYVHVLDLADAHILALKYLADGNDSNQFNLGSATGFSVKEMVEAARSATGVDIPAKIGPRRAGDPDILIANSDKARDVLGWAPKYDNVQDIIKTAWNWHKNHPSGYNDK is encoded by the coding sequence ATGGCTATTTTAGTTCTTGGTGGAGCCGGTTATATCGGTTCACACATGGTTAAGCGTTTGATAGAAGCGGATCGCGACGTCGTTGTTGTTGATGCATTGTTTACGGGGCACCGCGAAGCGGTTAATCCAAAAGCAAAATTTTATCAAGTTGATATTCGTGATAAGACAGCATTGTCGGAAGTGTTTGACAAAGAAAATATCGAACAAGTTGTTCACTTTGCAGCCTTTTCAATTGTTCCAGAATCTGTAGCAAACCCACTAAAGTACTTTGATAATAATACTAGTGGTATGATTACTTTGCTAGAAGTGATGAAAGAACACGATGTTAAACAAATTGTGTTCTCGTCAACGGCAGCTACTTATGGTAATCCTGTTAATATTCCTATTAAAGAAACAGATCCGCAACGACCAATTAATCCTTATGGTGAGTCAAAGTTAATGATGGAAAAAATCATGGCTTGGTCTGATCAAGCGGATGGTGTTAAGTGGGTTGCATTGCGCTACTTTAACGTAGCTGGTGCTGCCGAAGATGGTACAATTGGAGAAGATCACGCGCCTGAAACACATTTAGTACCAATTATTTTGCAAGCCGGTTTAGGTCAACGTGAATATATTGAGATGTTTGGTGATGATTACAATACTCCTGACGGTTTCAATGTTCGTGATTATGTCCATGTGTTGGATTTGGCTGATGCTCATATTTTGGCATTGAAGTATTTAGCCGATGGAAACGATTCAAACCAATTTAACTTGGGATCTGCTACTGGATTCTCTGTTAAAGAAATGGTAGAAGCAGCTAGATCAGCTACTGGTGTTGATATTCCCGCCAAGATTGGTCCCCGCCGAGCTGGTGACCCTGATATTCTGATTGCTAATTCAGACAAAGCACGTGATGTGCTTGGCTGGGCTCCTAAGTATGATAATGTACAAGATATTATCAAAACAGCCTGGAATTGGCACAAAAACCATCCATCAGGATATAATGACAAGTAA
- a CDS encoding ferrous iron transport protein A, translating to MQMLSEIAGKGTYIIRELTGSRRLTKRLAEIGIKAGKSIEVISLPDHTSGLIIYFQGQRLAVSNDIASQISVAPVSEITTDHFKTLSDMPINKPGVVAKILGNKALRKRLMDMGITKNTVVRIDRVAPLGDPIELVVRGYKLSLRKSDAQLVVLTEI from the coding sequence ATGCAAATGTTATCTGAAATAGCTGGAAAAGGGACTTACATCATTAGAGAATTGACTGGTAGCCGGCGCTTAACCAAACGACTAGCAGAGATAGGGATTAAAGCGGGGAAAAGTATTGAAGTAATTTCTTTGCCTGATCATACTTCAGGGCTGATTATCTATTTTCAAGGGCAACGTTTAGCGGTGAGCAATGATATTGCTAGTCAAATTAGTGTAGCACCAGTCAGTGAAATTACCACGGATCATTTTAAAACGTTATCCGATATGCCCATCAATAAACCAGGCGTAGTAGCCAAAATACTTGGTAATAAAGCACTGCGTAAGCGCTTGATGGATATGGGCATTACAAAAAATACCGTTGTTAGAATTGACCGTGTAGCGCCTTTAGGAGACCCGATAGAGTTGGTTGTCAGGGGCTATAAGTTAAGCTTAAGAAAAAGCGACGCACAACTAGTAGTATTAACAGAGATTTAG
- the feoB gene encoding ferrous iron transport protein B — MNKQCTVALAGNPNSGKTTLFNLLTGSHQHIGNWPGVTVEKKSGRLKNNPDIIIQDLPGTYSLSAYSPEEVITRNFLINDKPEQIINVLDATNIERNLYFSLQLMETGVPIILALNMLDLLVKQRQYRIDTKKLSYLLNVPVVSISALKKKNINQLTKQVIANTDQPQTYPHPVYDKRLESALSMIEEQIDGIIEADQLRWYAIKLFERDEAVGHLKLTAQQQTEIDNIIDTAEKLFNDDSDSIVVNARYDYIERIINMCVVRTSDFSMSMSDRVDMVVTNRILALPIFIFVMWIVYFLSIQTIGTIGSDWVNDVLFGDFIPNSANAILTYLHVSVWLKSLIIDGLINGIGSVLGFLPQIMMLFLCLSILEDCGYMARIAFVMDRIFHRFNLSGKSFIPMLISTGCGVPGIMSTRTIESKSDRRMTIMLTTFMPCSAKLTVIALVSGTFFPENSWVAPTSYFISILTVVGSGIFLKKTKLFSEPPTPFVMELPAYHLPSIGNVSHSVWIKAHAFIKKAGTIIFASCVAIWFLSNFNFHFQMVDQNDSILRDIGMVIAPIFAPLGFGDWHATVAVIAGLIAKENCVSTLNITFGSSSTASFMSTLRQTYSPMAGYSFLVFNLLCAPCFAAIGAMYKEFGDALWTWRAVIYQTVVAYMCALSIFQVSEIIQGNVSGYFVALSFIAIGLMLYGIFIKRERPQQLELY, encoded by the coding sequence ATGAATAAACAATGTACAGTAGCCTTAGCAGGTAACCCAAACAGTGGGAAAACAACACTCTTTAATTTATTAACAGGTTCGCATCAACACATTGGAAATTGGCCAGGCGTTACTGTTGAAAAAAAGTCAGGTCGTTTAAAAAATAATCCTGACATCATTATTCAAGATTTACCTGGAACTTATTCCTTATCAGCATATAGTCCAGAGGAAGTAATCACTCGTAACTTTTTAATTAATGATAAACCTGAACAGATCATCAATGTGCTCGATGCTACAAATATTGAACGTAATCTTTATTTTAGTTTGCAATTAATGGAAACTGGTGTACCAATTATTTTGGCTTTGAATATGTTGGATTTACTAGTAAAGCAAAGGCAATATCGAATTGATACCAAAAAATTATCTTATTTGCTTAATGTACCGGTTGTTAGTATTAGTGCGTTAAAAAAGAAAAATATCAATCAGCTGACTAAACAGGTTATTGCTAACACTGACCAGCCACAAACCTATCCACATCCAGTTTATGATAAGCGGTTGGAATCGGCATTATCCATGATTGAAGAACAGATTGATGGCATTATCGAAGCAGATCAGTTGCGATGGTATGCGATTAAGCTCTTTGAGCGTGATGAAGCAGTTGGACATTTAAAATTAACGGCACAGCAGCAAACTGAAATTGACAATATAATTGATACAGCAGAAAAATTATTTAATGATGACAGTGATAGCATAGTTGTTAATGCACGCTATGACTATATAGAACGCATCATAAACATGTGTGTAGTACGAACAAGTGATTTTTCAATGAGCATGAGTGATCGTGTTGATATGGTAGTCACTAACCGGATTCTTGCATTACCTATTTTTATATTTGTCATGTGGATTGTGTATTTCTTATCGATCCAAACCATTGGAACAATAGGAAGTGATTGGGTGAATGATGTATTATTCGGGGACTTTATTCCGAATAGTGCTAATGCAATTTTAACGTATTTGCATGTTTCAGTATGGTTGAAGAGTTTAATTATTGACGGTCTTATTAATGGTATTGGGTCTGTGTTAGGTTTCTTACCACAAATTATGATGCTCTTTTTGTGCTTAAGTATTCTAGAAGACTGTGGTTACATGGCGCGAATTGCGTTTGTTATGGACCGCATTTTTCATCGTTTTAATCTTTCAGGGAAATCATTCATCCCCATGTTAATTTCAACAGGCTGTGGTGTACCAGGCATCATGTCGACACGAACGATTGAAAGTAAAAGTGATCGCCGTATGACAATTATGTTAACGACTTTTATGCCATGTTCAGCTAAGTTAACCGTTATTGCGCTGGTCAGTGGGACATTTTTTCCAGAAAATTCATGGGTTGCACCAACATCATATTTTATTAGTATTTTGACAGTTGTTGGCTCAGGTATTTTTTTGAAAAAAACAAAGCTCTTTTCAGAACCGCCAACGCCATTTGTAATGGAACTGCCTGCTTATCATTTGCCTAGTATTGGTAACGTTAGCCACAGTGTGTGGATTAAAGCACATGCCTTTATCAAAAAAGCAGGGACTATAATTTTTGCGTCATGTGTTGCCATCTGGTTTTTGTCCAATTTCAATTTTCACTTTCAAATGGTCGATCAAAACGACAGTATCTTAAGAGACATAGGTATGGTTATAGCACCTATTTTTGCACCATTAGGATTTGGTGACTGGCATGCGACCGTTGCAGTGATTGCTGGTCTAATTGCTAAGGAAAATTGTGTTAGCACATTAAACATTACTTTTGGTTCATCAAGCACTGCCTCATTTATGAGCACCTTAAGACAAACTTATTCCCCTATGGCGGGTTATTCGTTTCTTGTCTTTAACTTATTATGTGCACCTTGTTTTGCTGCCATCGGTGCTATGTATAAAGAATTTGGTGATGCACTTTGGACTTGGCGCGCGGTAATCTATCAAACCGTTGTGGCTTATATGTGTGCGCTCAGTATTTTTCAAGTGAGTGAAATCATTCAAGGTAATGTTTCGGGGTACTTTGTTGCGTTATCGTTCATCGCTATTGGGTTGATGCTATATGGTATTTTTATCAAACGTGAGCGCCCGCAACAACTAGAATTGTATTAG